One window from the genome of Cytobacillus oceanisediminis encodes:
- a CDS encoding CBO0543 family protein: MNKERIEDFQEIMGMQRDSHLALTEYWKQYELYTSFEYWLMAAFLIAPLIILFFKIDKEKIFLVGFYGYSIHIMFGYHDLLGRNLGYWNYPIPLIPHIPGLALDSSLVPVIFMLIYQWTLNHQKNFYLYSLLAAAIMSFVFKPMLVSLGIFELQGKANYLYLFISYIIVFLFAKFATAVFLWAQKKYGKARYL; encoded by the coding sequence GTGAACAAAGAGCGAATAGAGGACTTTCAAGAAATAATGGGGATGCAACGTGACAGTCACCTAGCCTTAACTGAATATTGGAAGCAATACGAGCTATACACATCATTCGAATACTGGTTAATGGCAGCATTCCTCATCGCCCCCCTGATTATTTTATTTTTTAAAATTGATAAAGAAAAAATTTTCCTAGTCGGTTTTTATGGATACAGCATCCATATCATGTTTGGCTATCATGATTTACTGGGGAGGAATCTGGGGTATTGGAATTACCCTATTCCATTGATACCACACATCCCTGGTTTAGCTTTAGATTCCAGCCTAGTCCCTGTGATTTTCATGCTTATCTACCAGTGGACCTTAAATCATCAGAAGAATTTTTATTTATATAGTTTATTAGCTGCTGCAATTATGTCGTTTGTATTTAAGCCCATGCTTGTATCCTTGGGCATATTCGAATTACAAGGAAAAGCTAATTATCTTTACCTTTTTATCAGTTATATTATTGTCTTTCTTTTTGCCAAGTTTGCTACTGCTGTTTTTTTATGGGCGCAAAAAAAGTATGGCAAAGCTAGATATCTTTAA
- a CDS encoding MazG-like family protein, which yields MIIKQEDLMAIVNLAVYKERIRQNSKWGIQRHPIGTWLAILGEEFGEVCQAAQSEMFLESVKETDAEDLYEECIHVAAVASAIAEQILEEKMKKEQKKPA from the coding sequence ATGATAATCAAACAGGAAGATCTAATGGCCATTGTCAATCTGGCCGTATATAAAGAAAGAATCCGTCAAAACAGCAAATGGGGAATCCAGCGTCATCCCATCGGTACCTGGCTTGCTATATTGGGTGAAGAATTTGGAGAGGTTTGTCAGGCGGCTCAAAGTGAAATGTTCCTGGAAAGCGTGAAGGAAACAGATGCAGAAGACCTTTACGAGGAATGTATTCATGTGGCAGCAGTTGCTTCCGCAATAGCCGAGCAGATCCTTGAAGAGAAAATGAAGAAAGAGCAAAAGAAACCCGCTTAG
- a CDS encoding putative holin-like toxin: protein MITIADALGLMIAFASLIVAVIAVTKGKE from the coding sequence GTGATTACAATAGCAGACGCACTAGGGCTGATGATAGCATTCGCTTCCCTCATCGTTGCAGTAATCGCGGTTACGAAAGGAAAAGAGTAA
- a CDS encoding helix-turn-helix domain-containing protein, with amino-acid sequence MDAFAQNLRKYRTEKNLSMQELADKLSLASKSAISLYETGKRQPTFETLIRISNVLEVSVDDLFYSDNPERLHLDDYRNEAGLLDIESIIRTEGIKYKDMVLNEDQKDVAIGMLRVLADARERGVLND; translated from the coding sequence ATGGATGCATTCGCACAAAATCTTAGAAAATATCGCACAGAAAAAAATCTTTCGATGCAGGAGCTAGCTGATAAACTGTCTTTAGCAAGTAAGAGCGCCATTTCTTTATACGAAACGGGGAAAAGGCAGCCAACATTTGAAACTCTTATAAGAATATCGAATGTTTTAGAAGTTTCTGTAGACGATTTGTTTTATAGTGATAATCCAGAAAGGCTGCATCTAGATGATTATCGAAATGAGGCAGGTTTATTAGATATAGAATCCATTATTCGAACTGAGGGGATTAAATACAAAGATATGGTCTTAAATGAAGACCAAAAGGATGTAGCCATTGGAATGCTGCGTGTACTGGCTGATGCTAGGGAAAGAGGAGTATTGAATGACTAG
- the xerS gene encoding tyrosine recombinase XerS → MRIQREKDYEKLEQLRPLLPYYVSEYIQISLDSLTPTTVLSYALDIQDFLEWMWHSIVPGKNSIMEITLEDIERLIEMDISHYRSYLKNRQDSHNKGNRYYKTKNKDSTISRKISALRNLFEFLHTHTNRETGSIYLSKNIMENTKVSMKKTSAKAKAEKLKSNILRNQELTDFQDFIMVGYGEGALSSNGEVKELSKMQRAYWNINRSRDAAIVSLLLGSGLRVGELISLRLKDINVEERKLLVDRKRGKEDIVFFPKQTQEYLRDYLEIRQNVFKAASGPNEPLFLTKYAGKVNPISKNTIQKMVMKYAKAYGKDMTPHSLRHSFGTYLFKKTKNIRGVQKALGHESMETTQIYTHMFEDDDRDLIDQAFE, encoded by the coding sequence ATGAGGATCCAACGTGAGAAAGACTATGAAAAGTTAGAACAGCTTCGACCTCTTTTGCCGTATTACGTTTCGGAATACATCCAGATCAGTCTGGATTCCTTAACTCCTACAACTGTTCTTTCCTATGCTTTAGACATACAGGACTTTTTAGAATGGATGTGGCATTCCATTGTGCCTGGGAAAAACAGTATTATGGAGATAACTTTAGAAGATATAGAACGTCTAATTGAAATGGATATATCCCATTACCGCTCCTATTTGAAGAATAGGCAGGATTCCCACAATAAAGGGAATCGTTATTACAAAACAAAGAATAAGGATTCAACCATCAGCCGGAAAATAAGTGCCCTGCGAAACTTATTTGAATTTCTGCACACCCATACGAATCGAGAAACGGGTTCTATATACCTTTCAAAAAACATTATGGAGAATACGAAAGTTTCCATGAAGAAAACCTCAGCCAAAGCAAAAGCTGAAAAGCTGAAGAGTAATATCCTTCGGAACCAGGAACTTACCGACTTCCAGGATTTTATTATGGTAGGATATGGAGAAGGTGCGTTATCATCTAATGGAGAGGTTAAAGAATTATCTAAGATGCAAAGAGCTTACTGGAACATTAACCGTTCCAGGGATGCTGCTATCGTATCTTTATTGCTGGGTAGTGGATTGCGTGTCGGTGAATTAATCAGTCTTCGCCTGAAGGATATAAATGTAGAAGAAAGAAAGCTTCTTGTGGACCGCAAAAGAGGAAAAGAGGATATTGTCTTCTTTCCAAAGCAAACCCAGGAATATCTCCGTGATTATTTAGAAATTAGACAAAATGTTTTTAAAGCCGCTTCAGGACCGAACGAGCCCCTCTTTTTGACGAAGTATGCCGGAAAAGTAAATCCCATCAGCAAAAATACGATTCAAAAAATGGTGATGAAATATGCGAAAGCATACGGAAAAGACATGACTCCCCATAGTCTACGTCATAGTTTTGGTACATACCTATTTAAAAAGACAAAGAATATACGAGGGGTTCAGAAAGCCTTGGGGCATGAATCAATGGAGACTACACAAATCTATACCCACATGTTTGAAGACGATGATCGCGATTTAATAGACCAGGCATTTGAATAA
- a CDS encoding AbrB/MazE/SpoVT family DNA-binding domain-containing protein: MPRATGMVRKMDPLGRIVLPMEMRRKMHIADKDPLEIFIDGEQIILRPYHVSCSFCDEKEDLIEFKDKKICNSCLEEMKKAAH; this comes from the coding sequence ATGCCAAGAGCAACAGGAATGGTTCGTAAAATGGATCCTCTAGGAAGGATTGTACTTCCTATGGAAATGAGAAGAAAAATGCATATAGCCGACAAAGACCCCTTGGAAATATTTATTGATGGTGAACAAATTATACTCAGGCCATATCATGTTAGCTGCAGCTTTTGCGACGAAAAGGAAGACCTAATTGAGTTCAAGGATAAGAAAATCTGCAATAGTTGTTTAGAAGAAATGAAGAAAGCAGCCCATTGA
- the nrdJ gene encoding ribonucleoside-triphosphate reductase, adenosylcobalamin-dependent yields MSAKVMKFEVKPQFVSESFINRLRNQQPPVNAISEFTFYRTYSRYEEALKRRETWLEAVVRSSEYSISLAIEQLQRVGLYEKEIHLPMFIEEAEELIEAQYMLETFVSGRTLYTGGSIASRLYPLSNFNCSGAVMDSLKKFGELFYLLMVGTGFGFRVTKEDVAKLPAIRQDIEIEHKPYEPRPKHMRYEESVLRSSGETATLHIGDSKEGWRQSIDFFFELLTKKVYSNVKKLVIIYDSIREKGSRLKTFGGTASGWTSMHNMFVTIDKVIHDQLDERIAPIKEGKLRPIHVMDISNAIAYNVVSGGVRRSAQVCLFDHDDKEVLFAKYGLNGLYGHKAKEGYDKLKKMSNDVPEMEFIFDENVVDEEGNQIPFVPGRYHLEHRRMSNNSALYFKKPSRKQLKLIVSLLKFEGEPGFINGEEALRRFPWFKTVNPCVEILLDDRGLCNLSTIPAINHVKDGKLDKESLLKAARISARIGVRMTTIDLELPEWDEIQKKHRLTGCSLTGWQDMKEAVGMTDEEENVLLEELRAVTKAESYRYADFLMVPRPKNVTAVKPEGTQSLLAGGVSSGLHAAHSPYYIRRIRVSATDPLAMAMESMGFKLENEVGQGITYTDPATGEVVTTAVSTKVASFYIKSPSKRTKDDLTVEEQFDTYFRFQKHYTDQNTSNTITVKPHEWDTVEEILWNRWDEMLAVSFLSLDGGTYQLAPLESITEKQYNEFSENLPVFDPEVLERFDTREDFDLEDAAACEGGACPIR; encoded by the coding sequence TTGTCTGCTAAAGTCATGAAGTTTGAAGTTAAACCCCAATTTGTAAGTGAGAGTTTCATCAATCGGCTCAGAAATCAGCAGCCGCCCGTAAATGCCATTTCAGAATTTACGTTTTACCGTACTTATTCCCGCTATGAGGAAGCATTAAAACGGAGAGAAACGTGGCTGGAAGCAGTTGTCCGTTCATCCGAATACAGCATCAGCCTGGCGATTGAACAATTGCAGCGTGTAGGTCTTTATGAAAAAGAAATTCATTTGCCGATGTTTATCGAAGAAGCTGAAGAGCTTATTGAGGCTCAATATATGCTCGAGACATTCGTATCGGGACGTACGCTTTATACTGGTGGTTCCATTGCCTCTAGGCTATATCCTCTATCCAATTTTAACTGCTCCGGTGCAGTAATGGACTCACTTAAAAAGTTCGGTGAGCTTTTTTATCTTCTAATGGTAGGAACGGGATTTGGTTTCCGCGTAACAAAAGAAGATGTAGCTAAGCTTCCGGCAATCCGACAGGATATTGAAATTGAGCACAAACCTTACGAGCCAAGACCGAAGCATATGCGTTATGAAGAATCTGTTCTTCGGTCATCTGGCGAAACAGCTACTTTGCATATTGGTGACTCGAAAGAGGGATGGAGACAATCCATTGATTTCTTCTTTGAGTTATTAACGAAGAAAGTTTATTCAAACGTAAAGAAGCTGGTGATCATTTATGATTCAATCCGTGAAAAGGGAAGCCGCTTAAAGACTTTTGGAGGAACTGCTTCCGGATGGACAAGCATGCATAACATGTTTGTGACCATTGATAAAGTGATCCATGACCAGCTGGATGAAAGAATTGCCCCAATCAAAGAAGGGAAACTTCGCCCTATTCATGTTATGGATATCTCAAATGCAATAGCCTACAATGTAGTTTCAGGTGGCGTAAGAAGGTCTGCACAGGTATGCCTTTTCGACCATGATGACAAGGAAGTTTTATTCGCTAAATATGGCCTGAACGGTCTTTACGGACATAAGGCAAAAGAAGGCTATGATAAGCTGAAGAAAATGTCCAACGATGTTCCGGAAATGGAATTCATTTTTGATGAAAATGTCGTAGATGAAGAGGGCAATCAGATTCCTTTCGTTCCTGGACGATACCACTTAGAACATCGCCGTATGTCTAATAACTCCGCTTTATACTTCAAAAAACCATCCCGCAAACAACTCAAACTAATTGTTTCCCTATTGAAATTCGAAGGAGAGCCGGGCTTCATTAATGGTGAAGAAGCTCTAAGACGCTTCCCTTGGTTTAAGACTGTGAATCCTTGTGTTGAAATTCTTCTTGATGATAGAGGTCTTTGTAACCTATCCACAATTCCAGCTATCAACCATGTTAAAGACGGGAAGCTGGACAAGGAATCCCTTTTAAAAGCTGCTCGCATTTCAGCAAGAATCGGTGTCCGCATGACAACAATCGATCTTGAACTTCCGGAATGGGATGAGATCCAGAAGAAACACCGCTTAACAGGCTGCTCTTTAACTGGATGGCAGGACATGAAGGAAGCGGTTGGAATGACAGACGAAGAAGAAAATGTACTTCTTGAAGAGCTTCGTGCTGTCACGAAAGCCGAGTCCTACCGTTATGCTGACTTCTTAATGGTGCCAAGACCTAAAAACGTTACTGCAGTTAAGCCGGAAGGCACTCAAAGCTTGCTTGCAGGCGGAGTTTCTTCAGGTCTTCATGCAGCACATAGTCCTTACTATATTCGCCGTATTCGTGTATCAGCAACTGACCCTCTTGCAATGGCAATGGAGTCAATGGGCTTCAAGCTGGAGAATGAAGTTGGCCAAGGAATCACCTATACTGATCCTGCAACTGGAGAGGTAGTAACAACGGCTGTTTCCACGAAAGTAGCTTCTTTCTATATTAAATCCCCATCTAAGCGCACGAAGGACGACCTGACTGTTGAAGAACAGTTTGATACGTACTTCCGCTTCCAGAAGCATTACACGGATCAGAACACTTCCAATACAATTACTGTTAAACCTCATGAGTGGGATACAGTTGAGGAAATCCTTTGGAACCGGTGGGATGAAATGCTTGCTGTCTCTTTCTTATCCTTGGACGGCGGAACCTATCAATTAGCGCCGCTTGAATCAATTACTGAAAAGCAATACAACGAGTTCTCGGAAAATCTTCCGGTATTTGACCCAGAAGTATTGGAGCGTTTTGATACCCGTGAAGACTTTGACCTTGAAGACGCAGCAGCATGTGAAGGTGGAGCTTGCCCGATCCGATAA
- a CDS encoding replication protein, whose amino-acid sequence MCESRCGKTRSEKERLAIQWLTFYCAKDFTKRQANIMAFLLSFTILTGKIKIHIPRLKDFEQCGVGPTKIKAELQKLEDLGVICWDKENMLFGITLDTSKWKTKNLPHFDEKRFRKLVEINMEEGASEAESTRASVKK is encoded by the coding sequence GTGTGCGAATCCAGGTGCGGCAAGACTCGCTCTGAAAAAGAAAGATTGGCAATACAATGGTTAACTTTTTATTGTGCGAAGGACTTTACGAAAAGGCAAGCTAACATCATGGCTTTTTTACTGTCTTTTACTATATTGACTGGGAAAATAAAGATACATATTCCTCGGCTAAAGGATTTTGAGCAATGCGGTGTTGGTCCAACTAAAATAAAAGCTGAACTTCAAAAGCTCGAAGACCTTGGAGTTATATGCTGGGATAAGGAAAATATGCTATTCGGTATAACCCTCGATACGAGTAAATGGAAGACTAAAAACCTTCCGCATTTTGATGAAAAACGTTTTAGAAAATTGGTTGAAATAAACATGGAAGAGGGGGCATCCGAGGCAGAATCAACGAGAGCGAGTGTGAAGAAATGA
- a CDS encoding C1q-like domain-containing protein, with translation MDKNKSLLFEKAAIKLIDCLFCKKPPPAPPKDCCDQVVTSGFLAYASGEQEVENGEQKVLFPDESINLGLGYDRLASTFTIPVDRSGLYNIAVTIDFTAIESFGCEAFQIMIKVDGSTVNSIIPFPYCTNNGEEYSATTSINIYLTEGEQVEIFINSPGGRVNNSDEKKSSFSMARFPSPPHLL, from the coding sequence ATGGACAAAAATAAATCTTTGCTATTTGAAAAGGCAGCCATAAAATTAATTGATTGTTTGTTTTGTAAAAAACCGCCGCCAGCACCGCCAAAAGATTGCTGCGACCAAGTAGTAACTTCTGGATTCCTGGCTTATGCTTCCGGTGAGCAGGAAGTTGAAAACGGAGAGCAAAAAGTTCTGTTCCCAGACGAAAGTATTAATCTCGGTCTTGGATATGATAGGTTGGCATCTACTTTTACGATACCTGTTGATCGTTCGGGATTATACAATATTGCTGTTACAATTGATTTTACGGCCATTGAATCGTTTGGTTGTGAAGCCTTCCAAATTATGATTAAGGTAGACGGTAGTACAGTAAATTCAATAATACCATTCCCTTATTGTACAAATAATGGTGAAGAGTATTCGGCTACGACATCTATAAATATATATCTGACTGAAGGAGAACAGGTCGAGATTTTTATTAATTCACCAGGTGGCCGTGTCAATAATTCAGACGAAAAAAAGAGCTCTTTTTCTATGGCAAGGTTTCCTTCGCCACCGCATTTACTTTAA
- a CDS encoding DUF6573 family protein, translating to MENIFGDYISIYTRAEALADGELVDVTSTAREAGFKFPVAVTRSVWDGIVKPDKTAENRGESESGRLWDILFMLLVAIKRGQGDTSMVKYKVIATHKGRHKTHELVAVIGPGDTPEPVLTIMLPGED from the coding sequence ATGGAAAATATTTTTGGTGATTATATTTCAATTTATACAAGGGCAGAAGCACTTGCAGATGGTGAACTGGTGGATGTTACTTCTACAGCTAGGGAGGCTGGATTTAAGTTTCCTGTAGCAGTAACTAGGTCTGTCTGGGATGGAATAGTAAAGCCGGACAAAACAGCAGAGAATCGTGGAGAATCAGAGAGCGGGCGTTTATGGGATATCCTATTCATGCTGCTTGTTGCGATCAAAAGGGGACAGGGAGACACCAGCATGGTCAAATACAAAGTAATTGCCACTCACAAAGGCAGGCATAAGACCCATGAGCTTGTTGCTGTAATTGGACCTGGTGATACACCTGAACCAGTTTTGACAATTATGCTGCCGGGTGAAGATTGA
- a CDS encoding DNA sulfur modification protein DndB: MYVEERMHEVEEMVKNKMNHDLQLNHFATISGIKGKQFGKEVFSTVLPFKDLIKFLTVFPDVQRELNQRKVRKIGRYTLDWVEDPTKMRFFPGITVTARGHIFYDEATHKVAIDTRESKLSINDGQHRFYGINEAIRILQGRINKTKDKEEITELTQQMNDLKEMVIPIVIFNNLSEEEEMQLFHDTNNLAQRPSRSATIRLAQTDPISRMARELAEENRYLVHYGVEYDKMSIQKNNPNTILLTSIYASIKSMFRELLKHNRDSITKKNYKSYKESANKTFDNIFRNLPADINEKGKYITEKSYTIQAIAKFVNYCRYILGVEDEDVIWEAIRKVNWDLDIDYWKQYRAIETKRGGISFGASGNHGIVAVFDALVDNLDADVVVSTDKKDKTKLSVKEPNALEGQGQFKFH, from the coding sequence ATGTATGTTGAGGAGAGAATGCACGAAGTGGAAGAAATGGTAAAGAATAAAATGAATCACGATCTACAACTAAACCATTTTGCAACAATTAGCGGAATTAAGGGGAAACAATTTGGAAAGGAAGTATTTTCAACAGTTCTTCCGTTTAAGGATTTAATAAAGTTTTTAACTGTCTTTCCAGATGTCCAGCGTGAACTAAATCAAAGAAAAGTTAGGAAAATTGGTAGATACACATTAGATTGGGTTGAAGACCCTACTAAAATGAGGTTTTTCCCTGGTATTACGGTAACTGCCAGAGGACATATCTTTTACGATGAGGCTACTCACAAAGTGGCTATAGATACGCGGGAAAGTAAACTTTCCATAAATGATGGCCAGCATCGATTTTATGGAATTAATGAAGCGATTAGGATTCTTCAAGGCAGGATTAATAAAACAAAAGATAAGGAAGAAATTACGGAATTAACTCAGCAGATGAATGACCTTAAAGAAATGGTCATCCCTATAGTTATATTTAATAACCTTTCCGAAGAAGAAGAGATGCAATTATTCCATGACACTAACAATTTAGCACAGCGTCCATCGCGATCCGCTACAATCCGCTTGGCTCAGACAGATCCTATTTCCAGGATGGCTAGAGAATTAGCTGAAGAAAATAGGTATCTGGTACACTATGGCGTCGAATACGATAAGATGAGCATTCAAAAGAACAATCCAAACACAATCTTGCTAACATCTATTTATGCCAGCATAAAATCTATGTTCAGAGAGCTGCTGAAGCATAATCGAGACAGCATTACCAAGAAGAATTATAAGTCTTATAAGGAATCAGCAAATAAAACCTTCGATAATATCTTTAGGAATCTACCGGCTGATATCAACGAAAAAGGAAAGTATATCACTGAAAAGAGTTATACAATCCAGGCTATCGCAAAGTTTGTAAACTACTGCAGATACATTCTGGGAGTCGAAGACGAAGATGTTATCTGGGAAGCTATTAGAAAAGTAAACTGGGATCTGGATATTGATTACTGGAAACAATACCGCGCTATTGAAACCAAAAGAGGCGGAATCTCTTTCGGTGCAAGCGGCAACCATGGCATTGTAGCTGTCTTTGATGCTTTGGTGGATAATCTTGATGCTGATGTAGTTGTTTCTACAGACAAAAAGGACAAGACTAAATTAAGCGTTAAAGAGCCTAATGCTCTTGAAGGTCAGGGACAATTTAAGTTCCATTAA
- a CDS encoding ArdC family protein, protein MDAAQIVTNRLIEKLEEGVIPWRMPWNGTGVARRWVVDKPYRGLNAMILPPGEYASLKQIKEAGGRVKKEELKKWYMSVYWHWFKVKVGDAGVEDGSDDEANYKKMAKPYYYRVYEINKQCEGLASKVDQTEKLDFNPVEEAEKLLSAYKDKPRIQYGPGGAYYMAIFDFINMPKKEDFHSVEEFYSTIFHELVHSTGSISRLKREGVVDPTKFGSEKYAKEELVAEMGASMLCVMAGLDTTDLQDNSASYINGWLQKLKGDKKFIFSAASQAQAAVDYMTGVSHEEEPVPEEPAADKEKELVPA, encoded by the coding sequence ATGGATGCTGCGCAAATCGTAACAAACCGCTTAATCGAAAAATTGGAAGAAGGAGTCATCCCTTGGAGAATGCCTTGGAATGGAACAGGTGTTGCCAGAAGGTGGGTTGTAGATAAACCTTACAGAGGTCTGAACGCTATGATACTTCCACCCGGGGAATATGCAAGCTTGAAACAGATTAAGGAAGCTGGGGGTAGAGTAAAGAAGGAAGAACTTAAAAAATGGTACATGAGTGTGTACTGGCACTGGTTTAAAGTAAAGGTTGGCGATGCTGGGGTCGAAGATGGTTCGGATGATGAAGCAAATTACAAAAAAATGGCTAAGCCATATTATTACAGGGTATATGAGATTAATAAGCAGTGCGAAGGTCTTGCAAGCAAAGTTGATCAAACTGAGAAGCTGGACTTCAATCCTGTAGAAGAGGCAGAAAAGCTGCTTTCCGCCTACAAGGATAAACCCCGGATTCAGTACGGCCCTGGTGGAGCTTACTACATGGCAATCTTTGATTTTATCAATATGCCAAAAAAGGAGGATTTCCATTCAGTAGAAGAATTTTATTCTACGATTTTTCATGAGCTTGTGCACAGTACAGGTTCCATTTCGAGGCTGAAACGGGAAGGGGTAGTAGACCCCACCAAATTTGGCAGTGAAAAATATGCGAAGGAAGAATTGGTAGCGGAGATGGGTGCTTCCATGCTTTGTGTGATGGCGGGACTTGATACCACCGATCTCCAAGATAACAGCGCAAGCTATATCAATGGATGGCTGCAGAAATTAAAAGGGGATAAGAAATTCATCTTTTCAGCCGCTTCACAGGCTCAAGCAGCTGTAGACTATATGACTGGTGTATCACATGAGGAAGAGCCAGTACCTGAAGAACCTGCTGCTGATAAAGAAAAAGAGCTGGTGCCTGCTTAA